The Streptococcus sp. S5 genome contains a region encoding:
- a CDS encoding M24 family metallopeptidase: MSKLDQIVDFLETEKTDVAVVSDPVTINYLTGFYSDPHERQLFLFVYTDHEPLLFVPALEVERATAVVDFQVVGYVDSENPWEKIKGAIAKPDAKTVALEYDNLILTKYNGLRTVFEKAEFTNLTPRINRMRLIKSADEIQKMLVAGQYADKAVNMGFDAISLDKTETDIVAEIDFGIKRLGYEMSFETMVLTGNNAANPHGIPGSNKVENNALLLFDLGCMVNGYASDMTRTVAVGKPDDFKKEIYHLTLEAQQAAIDMIKPGVTAHDVDRAARSVIEKAGYGEYFNHRLGHGIGMDVHEFPSIMEGNDLVLEEGMCFSVEPGIYIPGKVGVRIEDCGYVTKDGFGLFTETSKDLLYFD, encoded by the coding sequence ATGTCTAAATTAGATCAAATCGTCGATTTTCTTGAAACTGAAAAAACAGACGTCGCTGTTGTATCTGATCCTGTCACGATCAATTACCTGACTGGATTTTACAGTGATCCCCACGAACGCCAACTCTTCTTGTTCGTCTATACAGACCACGAACCCCTTCTCTTCGTTCCTGCACTTGAAGTGGAACGGGCGACTGCTGTTGTCGATTTCCAAGTAGTTGGCTATGTAGATTCTGAAAACCCTTGGGAAAAGATTAAAGGGGCTATCGCTAAACCAGATGCCAAAACTGTTGCACTTGAATATGATAACTTGATTCTGACCAAGTACAATGGTTTGCGCACTGTCTTTGAAAAAGCGGAATTTACTAACTTAACACCACGGATTAACCGCATGCGCTTGATTAAATCTGCTGATGAGATCCAAAAGATGTTGGTTGCCGGTCAATACGCAGATAAGGCTGTCAATATGGGGTTTGACGCCATCTCACTGGATAAAACCGAAACGGATATCGTTGCAGAAATCGACTTTGGCATCAAACGCTTGGGCTATGAAATGAGCTTTGAAACTATGGTCTTGACGGGGAATAATGCAGCTAACCCACACGGAATTCCTGGAAGCAATAAAGTCGAAAACAATGCTCTCTTGCTCTTTGACCTTGGCTGTATGGTCAATGGTTATGCATCAGATATGACCCGTACCGTCGCGGTTGGAAAACCGGATGATTTCAAAAAAGAAATCTACCACTTGACGTTAGAAGCTCAACAAGCAGCCATCGATATGATCAAACCTGGTGTAACCGCACATGACGTTGACCGTGCTGCACGGAGCGTCATTGAAAAAGCTGGCTATGGTGAATACTTCAACCACCGCCTTGGACACGGTATCGGTATGGATGTGCATGAATTCCCTTCTATTATGGAAGGAAATGACCTGGTACTTGAAGAAGGCATGTGCTTCTCAGTCGAACCGGGGATCTACATCCCTGGAAAAGTCGGGGTTCGAATTGAAGACTGTGGCTATGTAACAAAAGATGGCTTTGGACTCTTTACAGAAACCAGCAAAGACTTGCTGTATTTTGACTAA